Sequence from the Corallococcus sp. EGB genome:
CGTGGGACTCCTCCCGCGCCGTCAGCCGGTCCACGTGCACGGTGACGTGGAGGCGCGCGGCGGAGGCGTTCCTCCCCGTCAGCGCGAGCCCCACGTCCAGCACCCGCGCGCGCAGCTCGCGTTCCCGGCGCACGTCGTCCGGGAGGCTGGCCACGGCGAGCAGGCACGCGCCGCCCATCACCCGCACCTCCAGCCCGGCCTCGCGCGCCAGGGTGCTCGCGCGCTCCAGGTCCGCGTCCAGGTCCTCCATCGCCTCGGGGCCGGGCGCTCCCGTCAGCCGCGCCTCCACGTACAACCCCACCGCGCGCGGCACCTCCACCGGCGCCGCGCCGCCCAGCACCGCGCCCCTCAAGTCCTCCAGGAGCGCGTCCACGTCCGGGTAGCGCTCCTCTCGTGACTTGCGCAGGCAGCGGAGCACCACCGCGTCCAGCGCGGCGGACACCGGCGCGTGCTCGCCCGGGCGCGGCGGCGGTGCGTGCAGGTGCTGTTGCTCCACCTCGTGGCGGGTGGAGCCCTGGAAGGGCGGCATGCCCGTGAGCAGTTGGAAGAGCAGCACGCCCGCGGCGTACAGGTCCGTGCGCGCGTCCGGCACCTCGCCGCGGACCTGCTCCGGCGCCATGGACAGCGGCGTGCCCAGCACCACGCCGGTGTGCGTGAGGGAAGAGCTGCCCGGGGCTCCCGGCACCAGCCCCTTCGCCACGCCAAAGTCCACCAGCTTCACGGCGGGACCGCCCCGGCCGGGCCCGAGCCGCACCACGTTCTGCACCTTCAGGTCGCGGTGGACCACGCCCGCCGCGTGCGCCACCCGCAGGGCCGCGCCCACCTGCTCCATCACCTCCAGCACCTCGCGCGGGGGCAGCGGCCCGCGCGTGGCCAGCTCCGCGGCCAGGTCCTGGCCGTCCAGCCACTCCATGGCGATGAAGGGCCGGCCGTCCGCCAGCTCGCCGTAGCCCAGCACCGTGACGATGTGCGGGTGGCGCAGCCGCTGCAGCGTGGCCGCCTCGCGCCGGAAGCGCCGCAGCGCCACCGCCGCCGTGGCCACCTGCGGGTGCAGCACCTTCAGCGCCGCGGGAATGCCCGAGCGCGCGTGCCGCGCCCGGTACAGCGCGGACACGGGGCCGTGGACCTGGACGTGGTCCACGACCCACTCGCCCACGAGCGCGCCGGGCCGCAGCTCCTCGCCGTAGAGGGCCTCCTCGCCGTCGCCCGCCATGGACTAGCGCTTGTCCGTAACACCCCGGAGGGTGGTGCCGTCCTGGGGCGGCGGGGGCTCCGACCAGCGCTTGCACAGGTCCAGGTGCTGCGCATCCACCAGGTCGCACGCGCCATTGAGGTAGACGGTGACGGGCTCCTTCCAGAGGGCGTTGGAACTGTCCCGGCACCGCTCGAAGTCGCCGTCGCCGTTCAGCAGCGGGCCGTCCTGCGTCTCGCACCGGCGCGAGGCCGACTGCGTCTCCGTCCAGCACGGCCCCGTCACCGTGGCCGCGCAGTCCTCGTGCGTGCCCGGCAGCGAGCACACGCGGTAGGTCGCGTACGCCATGCCGTACACCCAACCCGGGTCGTAGCAGGCATAGAGGTCCTTGAAGAGCGGCTTCGTCTGGTGGGAGCGCGGCCGATTGACGACGTATTGATCCTTCGAGCCCGGCACCAGCGTCACCGTCACATTGATGTCGTCGCGGAGCGCGTCCTTGCCGAAGAGGTTTCCGTAGAAGGCGCCCTCGCGGATCCGGTACACGGCGCGCTCGGAGAGGGGCGACTGCACGCCAGGGGTGACGGCCACGTGCGCCGTGCCCGGCGCTCCGCTGTTCCAGGGCGCGGTCATCACCGAGAAGTAGCCGCCGTTCGCGGGGCAGGTGAACTGCACGGAGGGGTCCGTCGTCACGCTGGGGCTCGGGTTCGGGGAGCCCTGCGTGCAGCCCTCGCTGGAGGCCACGAGCCGCGCGTCGGTGCTGTCACAGCCCGCGATGCCATTGCACACGCGCAGCACCATGCGCGCGTCATCGCTGGAGCCCAGCGGCACCAGGGAGGAGCAGCTTGCCGGGCCGCCCGCGCCCACGGAGATGGTCTGACCCGCCGGGCACCAGCCCACCGAGTGCATCGTCCAGCCGCAGTCCCGGCCCGCGCCCACCGCCTGTTCGTCGCACGGCACCGCGCTGTGCAACGGCGCGGACGCGGTCGGCAGGTAGTCGATGGGCGTCGTCCACGCGTCCAGGGTGAACGGCTGCGCGATGGAGAGCGCCGGCTCGCGGAGCTCACCACGCATGGACAGCTCCACGTGGTAGCCCAGGCCGTTGTTGCGCGCCAGGAGGCAGGCCGTCACGCGCTTGAGGCACGCGCCCCCGGGCGCGGACGTGCGCCACCAGGGGCAGAGGCCCGCGGAGCCTGCCCACTCACTGGCCTGCGAGCCCGTGGGCTGCAAGGGATTGAGCCATGCGAGCTTCTCCCCCTGCCCCAGCGCGCAGCCCACCAGGTACGCCATGAAGCGCTGCGCATATGGGTCGCGCAGCTGGTTGTTGACGAGCGCGCTCGTCGGACCTGCGACCATCACGTTCGGGTCGAAGAGGGACTCCAGCGAGTGCGTGGCCAGGGCCTCGTTCGCGTCGTGGTTCGCGGCGATGGCATTGGTCACCAACTCCTGCGTCGTGAGCGAGTTGGCGATGCGGATGTCCGACTTGCTCGTGCCGAGCGCCGCGTCAGGACTGACGTCGGTGCCTTGCGGGAGCGAGGGCTCGCAGCCGGTCAGGGCCAGCAACAGGAAACACCAGGGGACTCGGAGGACGGAGGAGGCCATCGCGCGAAGACTCCTTGGGCAGGAATTGGAAACGGAAGGGAAGGAAACCCCAGGCGCGGCCTTCTTGTCTCCCTGTAGCGTGAAAGGTTACGGGAGCGGCGCCGTGTAACGATTTCCGTTACAGCGCTGCGGGTGAGAGCGCGGCACGCAATGCGTGGAAACGCGCAGCCCACAGCGGGGCTTCCGCCACGGCGGGCGCGGCGCGCTCGAGCCACGCGCGGGCCTCGTCCAACGCGCCCGTGCGGCGCGCGATGCCGGTGGCCTGCAGGAGGATCTCCGCCTTCTCATCCGGTGACGCCAGCGCCTCTGCTTCCGTGTGGAGGGCGGTCCAATCCATCGCGTGGAAGACGCCGGTGGACTGCTGACGGACCTGGAGCTCCACGAGCCGCCGCATGATGGTGGTGGGCGGAAGGGATTCCGGCGGACAGCGCTCCGCTATCCAGGCGAGCTGACGGGCGGCGGCAGCCTCATCTCCAGAGGCGGCCTGGATGCGGGCGATGAGCAGCGCGTCCACGGGCACGGGGTGTTCGCGGAAGAAGCGCACGCCCAATTCGTGCGCGCGCTGCGCGAGGGGCAGCGCTTCGTCCAGGCGGCCCTGCATGTAGAGGACCTCCGCGAGGTTGAACGTGGACCAGCGCTCCATCTGCGCGTGGGCCAGCTCGCGGCCCAGGGCCATGGCGCGGCGCAGGTCCGCTTCCATCTGCGGCACGTCCCCCTGGCGAAGCCACAGGAGGACGCGGTTGCTCAGCACGGCGGCCTTGTGCAGTCCGTCGCCCGCGGCCTCGCAGCGCTCCAGGGCTTCGTCGAAGCGCTGGGCGGCCTCCGGAGCGCGGTCCAGGAAGGTGAGCGCCGCGCCCAGCAGCGCCAGCGATACGACCAGCGTCTCGTGGTCCCTGGCGCGCTCGGCGCCCTCGGCGGTGGAGGTGAGCACGCGGGCCGCGGCGGCCCACTCGCCCTGGCGCACGTGCATGCGGCCCCGGGCCAGGCCACAGCGCAGGGACAGGCGCGGCGCGTCCAGGAGCTCGATGGCGTCGAGCGCTTCGCGAGTGCAGGTGGCGGAGCCCTCGGAGTCCTCCATCCAGTCGCGCGCGGTGGCCTCTTCCAGCAGCAGGTCCACCTCGAGCGCCGCGTCGCCCCGGGTGCGGGCCAGGGCGCGCGCGGTGGAGAGGTCCGCGAGGCTCTCCCGGAAGCGCTGGAGGCGGTGGCGCACCTTGCCCCGCCCCGCGAGCGCCTGGGCGCGGCGCGCATCGTCGGACTCCGGAAGCAGCGCGAGCGCGCGCGTGTAGTGCTGCTCCGCCTCCACGGGCAGGTGTCCGGCGCGGGCCTCCTCCGCCAGGGCCAGGTGGTCGCGCGCGGCCTCCAGGTGGGCGCCGCAGACGGCGGCATGGTGTGCACGGCGGCGGCGCTCGGCCACGTCGTCGCCCACGCTGGCCTTGAGCGCGGCGGCGTGCAGCGCGCGGCGGGGGGCGGGAGGCAGCAGCGCTTCCAATGCCTCGCGCAGCAGGGGGTGGCGGAAGGCGAAGCGGCCCGGGCTCATGGGGCGCAGGAGGCCCGCGCGCGCCAGCCGTTGCAGGCCTGCGCCCGCGTCCAGGACCGCGGCACGCGACAGCTCCGGACCGGAGGCCAGGTGGCGCAGGGCCGCGTCCACCCGCGCGACGTCCACCTCCGTGCCGAGCACCGCGCACAGCCGCGCGAGCACGCGGTGGGCTTCGGGGAGGGCCGCGAGCACGCGCGGGGCCAGCCGTTCGAACAGGGGCGTGACGGAGACGTCCAGCAGCGCATCCGGGGCGACGTACCACCCGCCCCCCGGCGCCGAACGCAGGGCCCCGGCGGCGCGGAGTGCGCGCGCGAGTTCGACGAGGGACAGGGGCACGCCCTGCGCCAGTTGCTCCAGGCGCGCGAGCACGGGCTCGGGGATGTGCTCGGCCGGGCGCAGCAGGTGGAGCAGCACCGCGCGGCTGGCTTCTGGCGGCAGCGGCGGCAGCGGATGGTGCGAGGGGCGGGCGCTGCGCTCGCCCAGGTGCGGGCGCAGGCCCAGCAGCGAAGGACGTCCGGCGAGGCCAATCCACAGGGGCGCCTGGTTCCCGTCGAGCGTGGCGCGC
This genomic interval carries:
- a CDS encoding serine/threonine-protein kinase, producing MRCPVCHRRLAPGAACPVNGVVAASGLPLEPLAFPDAPGLSGATLLGVGGFAHVFTAVREADGREVALKVGLGPHHARFAHEAEALRRVGPPTVPEVLEVGRVGGRPFLVQELLRGQTLAAWMAALPGTGAASVARVRELLTGLCLAVARVHAAGVAHRDLKPENIFLREGGALSLLDFGLARWAGEGPAEEAGNRAGTTVYMAPEQCLDAREAGTAADIYALGVLLFELLTGTPPFHGTPDEVREGHVSQRPSRVSERASVPGALDAVVARCLAKAPAERFASAEEVLSAFEAACAEGAALPGVARGNDARPAQALATFSGARPVAMLGLRTAASVEGLTASLEPFGGVLARVAAGGYLIVFCESLSAEANVRAGALAARRLVESGEASAVLHAAVLYVHPGTTLPRIAGAALERPETGWARMAAPGEVRVTPEAVARMEPGWLEPVTSHADGEAGPATAPEEGAAFRLRLHDEEGARVDGEPPPFVGRDALLDALASDAERSLSSSLPGLGVLTGEVGHGKTRLFKALAFRLESAGHARVIRLRAPPPDASVSNSLLDALRAVVGRPSAEPRVLADALLAQAREAPLALLLDDAHLADPQSLDVVERATLDGNQAPLWIGLAGRPSLLGLRPHLGERSARPSHHPLPPLPPEASRAVLLHLLRPAEHIPEPVLARLEQLAQGVPLSLVELARALRAAGALRSAPGGGWYVAPDALLDVSVTPLFERLAPRVLAALPEAHRVLARLCAVLGTEVDVARVDAALRHLASGPELSRAAVLDAGAGLQRLARAGLLRPMSPGRFAFRHPLLREALEALLPPAPRRALHAAALKASVGDDVAERRRRAHHAAVCGAHLEAARDHLALAEEARAGHLPVEAEQHYTRALALLPESDDARRAQALAGRGKVRHRLQRFRESLADLSTARALARTRGDAALEVDLLLEEATARDWMEDSEGSATCTREALDAIELLDAPRLSLRCGLARGRMHVRQGEWAAAARVLTSTAEGAERARDHETLVVSLALLGAALTFLDRAPEAAQRFDEALERCEAAGDGLHKAAVLSNRVLLWLRQGDVPQMEADLRRAMALGRELAHAQMERWSTFNLAEVLYMQGRLDEALPLAQRAHELGVRFFREHPVPVDALLIARIQAASGDEAAAARQLAWIAERCPPESLPPTTIMRRLVELQVRQQSTGVFHAMDWTALHTEAEALASPDEKAEILLQATGIARRTGALDEARAWLERAAPAVAEAPLWAARFHALRAALSPAAL
- a CDS encoding serine/threonine-protein kinase; amino-acid sequence: MAGDGEEALYGEELRPGALVGEWVVDHVQVHGPVSALYRARHARSGIPAALKVLHPQVATAAVALRRFRREAATLQRLRHPHIVTVLGYGELADGRPFIAMEWLDGQDLAAELATRGPLPPREVLEVMEQVGAALRVAHAAGVVHRDLKVQNVVRLGPGRGGPAVKLVDFGVAKGLVPGAPGSSSLTHTGVVLGTPLSMAPEQVRGEVPDARTDLYAAGVLLFQLLTGMPPFQGSTRHEVEQQHLHAPPPRPGEHAPVSAALDAVVLRCLRKSREERYPDVDALLEDLRGAVLGGAAPVEVPRAVGLYVEARLTGAPGPEAMEDLDADLERASTLAREAGLEVRVMGGACLLAVASLPDDVRRERELRARVLDVGLALTGRNASAARLHVTVHVDRLTAREESHGWPDGTASAWDAQGGEGGLLHLPGWVRDDEEDVAPVVTGPALRGLEGDFVANPLPDAPERWRLVARR